From Bradyrhizobium erythrophlei:
CGTTGTCCACTGTTGTTCACTACCAGCGCGATCTGTCGCCCCTTGCGGTGTTTCATTCGCAATCGGTTCCGTCCTCGACAATGTCATTTAATCTGTTGCCTGATGTGCCGCTCTCGGTCGCCACTGCCAATATCCAGCGCGCGGTGGACGAATTGCACATGCCGGAGGGCATTCGCGGCAGCTTCGACGGCAACGCCGGCGATTTCAACAAATCGAGCGGGCATATGCCCTTACTGATCCTCGGAGCGCTGGTGGCGATGTATATCGTGCTGGGGGTGCTCTACGAGAGCCTCGCCCATCCCCTGACCATCATTTCAACCCTGCCATCGGCCGGGCTGGGGGCGTTGCTGGCGCTGCAGGTCACCAACACGCCGCTGACGGTGATCGCCTTTGTCGGCATCATCCTCTTGATCGGGATCGTCAAGAAGAACGGCATCATGATGGTCGACTTCGCGCTCGACGCCGAACGCAACCGCGGCCTGTCCTCGGCGGACGCCATTTTCGAGGCCTGCAGCGCCCGGTTCCGCCCGATCCTGATGACGACCATGGCGGCGCTGTTCGCAGGGGTCCCGCTGGTGATCGCCACCGGTCCCGGCACCGAACTGCGCCGGCCGCTCGGCATCACCATCATCGGCGGTCTGTTGGTCTCGCAGATCTTGACGCTGTACACGACGCCGGTGATCTATCTGCTGATCGACCGGATGCGGCGGCGGCCACAGCTTGCCGCGATCGCCGCACCCGCAGAATAGCTTTGAACCGCAGGCTCGCGCGGCGTATAGCGGGCACATGTCAAAATCATCCGAGCTAGAGGCAGGCGCCGCCGTCGCGGAGGCGATCCCGGACTGTCCGCGCTGCCATAAGCCGTTGCCGTTGTGCATCTGCGACAGCATCACGCCGATCGAGAACCGCATCTCGCTTCTGATCCTGCAGCATCCGCAGGAGCAGGACCGGGCGCTGGGCACGGCGCGGCTGACCGCCCTGCATTTCAGGGACGCGGTGGTCAAGATCGGGTTGTCGTGGCCGAGCCTGTCCAAGGCGCTGGGGCGGCCGGTCGCCGATCCCTCGCGCTGGGCGGTGCTCTATCTCGGCTCGGCCAAGGTCGCTGATCTCGACACCGACAGCGAGATCGTCGCCATCAACCGCAAGGGTGAAGCCGAGGATCATCAGCGCGCCATCCTGAAGGAGATCGAGGGCATCGTGCTGCTCGACGGCACCTGGAGCCAGGCCAAGGCGCTGTGGTGGCGCAATGCGTGGATGCTGAAATGCCAGCGCGTCATCCTCGGGCCGAAGCATCCGTCGCGCTATGGAAAACTGCGCCGCGAACCGCGCCGCGACGGCCTGTCGACCGTCGAGTCGGCTGCGATGCTGCTCTCGGCGCTGGAGAGGCGGCCGGATATCGCCGATACCCTCAACGCAAGTTTCGAACGGATGCTGGCGAAATACCGCGTGGCGCAGGTCGAGCTGCCGGAACTTGCGCCCAAGCCGCGGCCAAAGCGTGATTACCGCAGGCGCAAGCGGGGCTGATCTGGATCGGGCCGCCTCGTCGAATTGATGCTTCCGATCCAGCCGTTTCGGATTTTCAAATCGAGGCGCAAAGGGGTGAGGGCGGTTGCCTAAGGCGGTGATGCCTAGTAATGATCCGCCCCAAGGGGCCACGTGGCGGAGTGGTTACGCAACGGTCTGCAAAACCGTGTACACCAGTTCAATTCTGGTCGTGGCCTCCAACTCCACCTCATTGACTTCACAGTATTATTTTATTCCCCGCGGGTTCCCATAGGCGGGCTTGCCGTCGCCGGAGCGTGCGGCTGCCGCGGGATCGTTTTTCAACCTCGGGCGTTAGCGGACCGCCAAACCGGGGGCCGCGATGATCGAGTTGTTTGAAGTTACTGTTGTGATTTGCACACCGGTTGGATCATCGTGTCGGCGATCATACGGTGGCAGCAGCGGTGATCGGAATGGGTGCCTTGGGAGTGCGGCCGACGTTGATGCAGTCCGTGACGCGCGCGCTTGCCTTGGTCTTGACGGTTTGCACCCGTAGTTGGCGGCATTGTCTGGACGTGGGGATCGCCTATGCCAAGAAAGGGAATCACCGGGCACGACGGCTGGGTCATCACCGAAGCCCTGGCAACCGCGCTGGTCGCGCTGGAGCAGCTTCCGCCGAAACACCAGCCGCAGACGCATATGGAAGATATCAGGAAGCTGTTGGCGGCAGGCTCAGCGCCCGCGAGCGTCAACCTGCATCTGGCGCAGGCCAAGTGCCGGTTATTCCCCGAGATTGACCCTGAGGCGATCTATCTCGAATACGGGCTCGGCGACGGGCAGGGCTGAGAGCGGCCCGCTACAATCCAACCAATGACTTGGGTTGACGTTCGGTGAGCCCGGGAGAGGCTCCGAGCCCCGATCAGCAGGAGGCGTACCAGCCCTCTGGAAACGGAATCAGCGGCCAGGCCTGCCGGTTGTCGTTGGCGGCCTCCTGCGGCTCATCATGCACAGGCAGCTTAGCCAAGAAGTGTTCCTGCGGCGCGGGTTCGATCGCCATTTGTACGGCCTCCAGCAATCGGTCGTATTCAGCTTCGCTCATCGCGGCCTCCGGTTCTCCGAAGGCGCAAGGTCTCAAAACTCTTCTGTTTCCGGGTTGAATGGATCGCTCAAATTTTACCGATCGAGCGATCGCGGCCAGGTTGGTTACTGAAGTGTTGATCCCCTGCGAAGATGTAGACCGGCCTGGCGCGGCCAAATGTGAGAAAAATCACATTTGGCCGACAATCTTTACGCTACTTGCCAGCATGACGCCGGCGCCGTCGTGGCGCCGGCACTCCGCAAGGGGATGCTGTCATGACGGTAAGGTTTCCCGGAGTTTCCGCTGGCGCCGGCCGCGCCCATCTTGCCGCGGCGTTCGGTCTGTTGCTTGTGCAGTTCGCCGCCGGTTCGGCGTCCGCGGATATCGCCACGCCGGAACAGAAGCGGGCCTGCACACCCGACGCCTATCGCCTTTGCGCGGGCGAAATCCCCAACGTGCGGGCGATCACCAGCTGCCTGCGGCGGCGGAAGGCCCGCCTCAGCGACGCCTGAAGGCGATGTTCGAGCAGTGACGATTCGCTTCGATGCCCCGGCCGCTGCACCGTAATCGCCCGGAGTATGAGCCGATTCGAAACTCGACTATGGATTTCCCGCGCTCGCGCCAAGACGCGCGCTCCCGTTTCCAGCCCTGCGGGGGCGGACTGGTCACGAGGCCCGGACTCCTAGGCACGCCGGGCCTCGTGTTCTTCCGGAACGGAAAACCCCGGCCTTGAGGCCGGGGTTTTTTGCTTCCGCCCGTCGCGTGGCGGCGGGTTTTGCTGCCGTCCAACTCCTATCGTCCGCCCGGAGGCGGGGTCAGCGTCGATCCGCTGGGCGAGGGGTTGATCAGACTATTGCCGGACGGGTTCAAGTTACTGTTCGCCCCGCCTGTTGCGCTGCCGGCTCCCGTTGTCATTCCATTATTCAGGCCGCCGCCGGTTGTCGTTCCCGGCGAAGTTCCCATGGTCGTTCCGTTCATGGACGAGCCGGTCGTGGTTCCACCCGCGGCCGCGCCGCCCGCAGAGCCGGTGCCGGTTTGGGCGAAAGCAGCACCGCTTGAAAGGGCGAGCAGAGCCGCCAGCCCGATGCTGGTCAGTTTCATGATAATCTTCCTCTTGCTGTGAAAGGGAAGAACCGAAGGCGCCGGAATACGTTCCGGTTCGCGCGCATCAACTGAACGTGGTTCGCCAGATCCGGAACCGCTTCGCTGGCGTTCACGAATTGGTGCGCGGCGCGGCCTCGTTTACGTTCGGTTATCCCTGTCGGCGCCGTATCGGGAACGCCAGTCGCGACGGTGCGTTTTCTTCGCTCCGGAGACGGAGCGGTCCGATGGATGAATTTGCAAAAATCGACAGGGCGCTCGACGAACTTCTGGTCAACCTCGGAGCCATGGTGCTCCGGCTGTCGAGTCCGGAAGTCTCAAAAACCGTTGAAGAGCGCAATGCCCTCGCGCGATCCGTCAATCAGTATGCGGCCTGCGCACGCCGCTCGACCGATCCACGCGTGCAGCGGCTGAATGATGACCTTGCGGAAACGCTGCGGCCCCGGCTGCGGATCGTCTCCAGCAGCTAGCCTTGCGTATCGGCCCCCAGGCCGAGGATAGCGGTTTGCCGGTGCGGTGTTGCTGGTTCTGATCAGCAGCTCCGACAGATCGACCCGATTGATTTGTCGACCTTGGCTTCTTCGCGGTCGATGGCAGGATTGGTGCCGAGCGGTGGTCCTTTCTGCGGGCTGCCAATGCCGCTGGACGAGAGCGCCGTACCCAACGAGTTGGTTCCGGGAGCGGCAGGGCTCGTGCCGGAGGCGCCACCGGTGACGGGGATGCCTCCAGACGAATGGTGCGAACCCATGCCACCGCCCCGGGCAAACGCCGCCGGGATCGAAAGGCCGACGCAAAGGGAGACGCAGAGGACCGAAAGGGTTTTCATGCCGAAACTCCCTCTGACACGCGCGTTAACGCAACCATTTGAGATGGGTTCGGCGCTAAATCGAATTGTACGCGTGCAGGCTTTCACGATTTGGCGGGCTGTGGAATGAGCTGGCCCAAGCGGCCGGTCGGCCGGCGGCATGACAGCTCGATCAATTATTCAGGCGAGGATCTGATTGAATTGGCTCCCCGGGCTGGATTCGAACCAGCGACCATTCGATTAACAGTCGAATGCTCTACCGCTGAGCTACCGAGGAATAGGGCGAAAACCGTGTTCGCACGCGGCAGCGTATAACAAAGCCGTTACGGCTTGCAAAGGACGAAATATCCGCCTCCGGCGCGACATCAAGAGGGCGGGGGAACTGCCTGCGCCACAAGGGTTTGTTACCCCTGACGGCCGAACCGGACCTTTGCCTCGGCGCCGCTCGGGGCGCACCAGCAGCCCCGCCGCAGCGTCAAGGTGGCGCCAAAAAGTCGCATTCCGCGACGAATACTGATACCGCCGGGTTTCACCACGGAAGTGATTCGATGCGAAACTCTCAGACCGATTATACAAGGCGGACGCCTTCGATCGTCCCAAGCGAGATACCCGCTGGGAAATCCGCGATGAGCGACGACGAATGCGTGATGCGGCTTAAGAAAGCCGTCGAGGAGCATGATTCGGCGGATCTGGACGAGGTCGCAAGGCTGATCGCACGGCTCGCGGTGACGATCGAATAGGCCCGTATTTGCGAACGGCAGGCAGCTTTGCAGGGTAGCGGATTGCAGCCTTTGCCGCCGCGATCGGCGTTGCGTTTTGGCGAAGTTTGTACCAGAGATGACGCGGTTCTTAACGCTTTCCCGCGGGCGATGTCCGCAACTCACCCCAGGGTCCGCCAATGTCCGGTTTTGCGACCGCGCGCCAGAAAATGGTCGATGGCCAGGTGCGCCCCAACGACGTCACCGATGTCCGAATTCTCGATGCCATGCTGGCGGTGCCGCGCGAGGCCTTCGTGCCGCCAAACCAGCGCGCGCTGGCTTATCTCGACCTCGATCTGGACGTTAGCGAAGGCGGCGCCGCCAGGCGCGTCCTGATCAAGCCGCAGGTGCTGGCGAAGATGCTGCAGGCCGCCAAGATCAAGCAAACCGACAAGGTCCTGGTGGCGGGTTCGGCCGCCGGATATGCGGCGGCCGTGGTGGCGCGACTCGCGGGGCAGGTGGTGGCGACCGAAAGCGACCCGGCCCAGGTGGCCAAGGCCAACGATGTGCTGGCCCAGCTCGGGCTCGCCAACGTCACATTCAAGGCCGCCGCCGTCGCCGACGGGGATCCGGCGGACGCGCCATTCGACGTGATCGTTCTCGACGGTGCCACGGAGGTGACGCCGGAGCGGCTGTACGGGCAGCTTCGGAACGGCGGCCGGCTGGTCGGGGTTTTCGCCACGACCAAGCCGCCGCGGGCCATGATCGTGACACACTCCCACGGCGATTTCGGGAACCGGGTGCTTTTCGACGCGTCGGTTCCAGTCCTGCCCGGCCTGGAACGGCTCCCGGCGTTCGTTTTCTAGCCGGTTCCAGCCTGTCGCCGCTGTTAAAATCCCGTTCTGAATCAGAAGTGTGGCCCGGATGCTGCACGTGCAGAGTTTCCACCTGCTTTCGCCGGGCCGGGGTTCCGTCGCGCTCGCGCCGGGCATAAGGTGTGGACGGAATACTGACTCGAAGTGAAGCGATAAGCCGATTCGGGTGCACTCGGATTGGCGAAGGTCATGATTGGATTACTTGGGATGCGTGGGGCGAAGTTGGTTACCGGAGCCGCGGCTGCGGTCCTGCTGATGGCATATATGGGCCCGATGCCCGCTCTGGCCGATACGATCGAGGCCGCGCTGGTGCGCGCCTATCAGAGCAACCCGCAGCTCAACGCGCAGCGCGCCCAGGTTCGGTCCACCGACGAGAACGTGCCGCAGGCTTTGTCGGGATATCGCCCCAAGGTCGCTGTCACCGCCAGTGCCGGCTATCAATATACCGACACCCTCCTCAACTCGCCCGGCACCAATCCTGTAACCTTGGGTCCCAACGTCCTCTCAACCATCAACCACGGCACCAATGCTCCGCGCAGCGCCGGCCTCACGGTCTCGCAGACCGTCTACAACGGGCAGCAGACCGCCAACAAGACCCGCGCCGCGGAGAGCCAGGTCTCCGGCGCGCGCGAAGGCTTGCGGGTGCTTGAACAGAGCGTTCTGCTGTCGGCCGCGACGATCTATATGGACTACTTGCGCGACGCGGCCATTGTCGAGGTTCAGAAGAGCAACGTGCGTGTGCTCGAACAGACGCTGAAGCAGACCCGCGACCGATTCAATGTCGGCGAAGTGACGCGCACCGACGTCGCCCAATCGGAGGCGCAACTCGCCGCCGGCAATACCCAGCTCCTGGCCGCGCAAGCAACGCTGACGACGACGAAGGCGAATTTCCGCCGCATCATCGGCAACGAGCCGGAGGCGCTGGCGCCGGGTTCGCCGGTCGATCGCTTCCTGCCGGGAACGCTGCCCGGCGCGGTCGAACTCAGCCTGATCGAGAATCCGAACGTCACCGCGGCGATGTTCGGCATCGACGTCAATTATCTGACGGTCAAGGTCAACGAAGGCGCGCTGCTGCCCACGGTAAGCTTTCAGGCCTCGGTGCAGCAATCCTATGAACAGACCCTGACGATCTTCCGGTCGTTCGGCGCTTCCGCCATCGCGCAGGTTTCGGTGCCGGTGTATCAGGGCGGCGCCGAATATGCGCTGATCCGCCAGTCCAAGGAAAACCTGGCGCAGCAGCGCCTCGTTCTCGAGCAGACCCGCGACCAGACCCGCGCCAACACGGTGACGGCATGGGGCCAGCTGGTGGCCGGCAAGGCGCAGGTCGCTTCTGCCCAGGCCCAGGTGACGGCGTCCGAGATCGCGCTCAACGGCGTCCGGGAAGAGGCCAAGGCCGGCCAGCGCACCACACTCGACGTGTTGAACGCCCAGCAGGCGCTGGTCAACGCGCGCGTCGCGCTGGTCACCGCGCAGCACGATCGCGTTGTCGCGTCCTATGCCGTCTTGAACGCGGTGGGACGGCTGTCGCCGCAGGTGCTCAATCTGTCCACCGTTGTCTATGATCCGAGCGTGCATTATCAGCAGGTTCGCGACAGCTGGATCGGCGTCCGCACGCCGGACGGCCGCTGATCGCCTGAGTGGTCGGCGCTTGCGTCGAGACTGCGGTCGCGCTCACGCAGGTTCGATCGGCGAAACCCAAGCACGGTTTTTACGTCCGCGTCGCGCTCTCGTTCCTGAAGCGCGCGCGAGGTCGCGTCGATGGATCGCGCACACGCGAGAACCCTTTGGCGCGAAGGCGCGCACTTCTCGCTAACGGCAAGCTTTGGCGGTCCGTGTCTCCAGCGTTGCTTGCAATCAAATGTTGCCGTGACATACCTTTGCCTCAGGCAACAGAGCGATTCGCGCCGCATCCGGCGTCCTTGGCCGTGACGCTTCGGTGCCCTGAGCAGGAGCGGGATGCCGCACGTATGTCGTGCGGTGTTTGATCTGGGGACAAGTCAGGCTTGTGTGATGAAAATCCCGGCCTGCATATCCGGAACCGGCAAATCCCGTCGGGCTTGGTGTAAAACGCATGCGAGGGCGTTGATGATGTGGAGTCGGAAATGACGCAGCCCGCAAAGGCCCAAGAACCCTCGATGGAGGAGATTCTGGCGTCGATCCGTCGCATCATTGCCGACGACGAAGCCAAGCCGCCGGCTGCCGAAAAACCCGCCAGCGCGGCGGCCCCGGCCAAGCCGGAGAAACCTGTGGCGGCCCCAGCGGCCAAAGCCCCCGCAATGAATGTTCCTCCGACGGCCATTCCTGCGCCGCAAGCGGCCGTCGCCAGGGCAGCGCCGCCGCCCGCCAAGCCTGCGCCACCCCCTCCTGCGCCGCCGCCCGCGCCGGCTGTAAGCAACAGCCAGGATGACATCGACGCACTTCTGAACGGCCTCGATGAGACGACCACTGCGGAGGAGATACGGCCGGCAGCGCCCGAGGCCGACGTGTTCGAACTTACCGACGATATGGCGGTGGCCGAGCCCGAGCCGCCGCAGCCGTCATTTCGGAAGGTCGAACCGCCGGACGATCTCGAATTCGCGGAATCGGCGGCTGCGCGCGCGCTGCACCGGCAGCCCGCCTTCGAACCGCCACCGCTGGAAAGCAGTCCGCCGGCCCGGCCGATCCTGTCGCACTCGACCGTGTCGGCGGTCGAATCCGCGTTCAACTCGCTTGCCCATACCGTGCTCAGCAACAATGCACGGACGCTGGAAGATCTGGTCAAGGAAATGCTGCGGCCGATGCTGAAATCCTGGCTCGACGATAATCTGCCCGGCCTGGTGGAGCGGATCGTCAAGGCGGAAATCGAGCGGGTTTCGCGCGGGCGCCAATAGGCCGTTCGCCGCAAGGCTTCAAAGCCTCGATTCAGCCACTACATCCGGGTTTGTGCCGCTTTTGGCACGACCTGTCGTGTTGACTTGGCGCGCGCGTGCAGCTTTCTAGGGCATGATCCGCCAAACGCATGCCCTCGGGCTTGACCCGAGGGTTGGCAACAGGTTTTCCGAAAAGATCATGCCTAACCAGATAGATA
This genomic window contains:
- a CDS encoding TolC family outer membrane protein is translated as MRGAKLVTGAAAAVLLMAYMGPMPALADTIEAALVRAYQSNPQLNAQRAQVRSTDENVPQALSGYRPKVAVTASAGYQYTDTLLNSPGTNPVTLGPNVLSTINHGTNAPRSAGLTVSQTVYNGQQTANKTRAAESQVSGAREGLRVLEQSVLLSAATIYMDYLRDAAIVEVQKSNVRVLEQTLKQTRDRFNVGEVTRTDVAQSEAQLAAGNTQLLAAQATLTTTKANFRRIIGNEPEALAPGSPVDRFLPGTLPGAVELSLIENPNVTAAMFGIDVNYLTVKVNEGALLPTVSFQASVQQSYEQTLTIFRSFGASAIAQVSVPVYQGGAEYALIRQSKENLAQQRLVLEQTRDQTRANTVTAWGQLVAGKAQVASAQAQVTASEIALNGVREEAKAGQRTTLDVLNAQQALVNARVALVTAQHDRVVASYAVLNAVGRLSPQVLNLSTVVYDPSVHYQQVRDSWIGVRTPDGR
- a CDS encoding tRNA-uridine aminocarboxypropyltransferase, with protein sequence MSKSSELEAGAAVAEAIPDCPRCHKPLPLCICDSITPIENRISLLILQHPQEQDRALGTARLTALHFRDAVVKIGLSWPSLSKALGRPVADPSRWAVLYLGSAKVADLDTDSEIVAINRKGEAEDHQRAILKEIEGIVLLDGTWSQAKALWWRNAWMLKCQRVILGPKHPSRYGKLRREPRRDGLSTVESAAMLLSALERRPDIADTLNASFERMLAKYRVAQVELPELAPKPRPKRDYRRRKRG
- a CDS encoding PopZ family protein, whose amino-acid sequence is MTQPAKAQEPSMEEILASIRRIIADDEAKPPAAEKPASAAAPAKPEKPVAAPAAKAPAMNVPPTAIPAPQAAVARAAPPPAKPAPPPPAPPPAPAVSNSQDDIDALLNGLDETTTAEEIRPAAPEADVFELTDDMAVAEPEPPQPSFRKVEPPDDLEFAESAAARALHRQPAFEPPPLESSPPARPILSHSTVSAVESAFNSLAHTVLSNNARTLEDLVKEMLRPMLKSWLDDNLPGLVERIVKAEIERVSRGRQ
- a CDS encoding protein-L-isoaspartate O-methyltransferase family protein, whose amino-acid sequence is MSGFATARQKMVDGQVRPNDVTDVRILDAMLAVPREAFVPPNQRALAYLDLDLDVSEGGAARRVLIKPQVLAKMLQAAKIKQTDKVLVAGSAAGYAAAVVARLAGQVVATESDPAQVAKANDVLAQLGLANVTFKAAAVADGDPADAPFDVIVLDGATEVTPERLYGQLRNGGRLVGVFATTKPPRAMIVTHSHGDFGNRVLFDASVPVLPGLERLPAFVF